A region from the Variovorax sp. RKNM96 genome encodes:
- a CDS encoding aldo/keto reductase, giving the protein MQMKKTTLGPSGIECSAIGLGTWAMGGWMWGGGDNAAAVIAIQASLDAGVNLIDTAPAYGLGRSESIVGTALKGRRQEAVIATKCGLVWHTQQGTHFFEEDGHPVYRFLGRESIFHECEESLKRLQTDYIDLYITHWQDSTTPVAETMDALLDLKKQGKIRAIGVSNVSPETLAEYLRYGPVDAAQERYSLIDREIEATLAPLCSEHNVAVLGYSSLALGLLAGPIDPEREFKGDDQRASNPRFSAANRATLKAFFEELEPVRARLGCSFGQMMIAWTVARGTVAVALCGARVRQQAIENAGAGAVALGDDALRLIDAAAKRHLSALA; this is encoded by the coding sequence ATGCAAATGAAGAAGACGACGCTGGGCCCCTCGGGCATCGAATGCTCGGCCATCGGCCTGGGCACATGGGCGATGGGCGGGTGGATGTGGGGCGGCGGGGACAACGCGGCCGCCGTCATCGCGATCCAGGCCTCGCTCGATGCGGGCGTGAACCTGATCGACACCGCGCCGGCCTATGGTCTCGGCCGCTCCGAAAGCATCGTCGGCACCGCGCTCAAGGGGCGGCGGCAAGAGGCGGTGATCGCCACCAAGTGCGGCCTCGTCTGGCACACACAACAGGGTACGCACTTCTTCGAAGAAGACGGCCACCCGGTGTATCGCTTCCTCGGGCGCGAGTCGATCTTCCATGAATGCGAAGAGAGCCTGAAGCGCCTGCAGACCGACTACATCGACCTCTACATCACGCATTGGCAGGACAGCACCACGCCCGTGGCCGAGACCATGGACGCGCTGCTCGACCTCAAGAAGCAGGGAAAGATCCGCGCCATCGGCGTGAGCAACGTGAGCCCCGAGACGCTCGCCGAGTACCTGCGCTACGGCCCGGTCGATGCGGCGCAGGAGCGCTACAGCCTGATCGACCGCGAGATCGAGGCGACGCTCGCCCCCTTGTGCAGCGAGCACAACGTCGCGGTGCTCGGGTACTCATCGCTGGCGCTGGGCCTGCTCGCCGGCCCCATCGACCCCGAGCGCGAGTTCAAGGGCGACGACCAGCGCGCGAGCAACCCGCGCTTCAGCGCGGCCAACCGCGCGACGCTCAAGGCCTTCTTCGAAGAGCTCGAGCCCGTGCGCGCCAGGCTCGGCTGCTCGTTCGGCCAGATGATGATCGCGTGGACCGTCGCGCGCGGCACCGTGGCCGTCGCGCTCTGCGGCGCGCGCGTGCGCCAGCAGGCCATCGAGAACGCCGGTGCCGGTGCGGTCGCGCTGGGCGACGACGCCCTGCGGCTGATCGACGCCGCGGCGAAGCGCCACCTCTCCGCGCTCGCCTGA